In a single window of the Gossypium hirsutum isolate 1008001.06 chromosome D02, Gossypium_hirsutum_v2.1, whole genome shotgun sequence genome:
- the LOC107912450 gene encoding protein pleiotropic regulatory locus 1 produces the protein MAAPTLEMEPVEPQSLKKLSLKSLKRALDLFSPIHGQFAAPDPESKKIRMSHKINVEYCGIKTASGQTSRQANSGAADTGNQGSVPSNSLALTGPADSRDSQKGGAQNALVVGPSLQPKGQNDVGTSGKSSAITSASAPFSERLTTSAIIERIPSKWPRPVWHRPWKNYRVISGHLGWVRSVAFDPSNNWFCTGSADRTIKIWDVASGRLKLTLTGHIEQIRGLAVSSKHTYMFSAGDDKQVKCWDLEQNKVIRSYHGHLSGVYCLALHPTIDILLTGGRDSVCRVWDIRTKMQIFALSGHDNTVCSVFTRPTDPQIVTGSHDTTIKFWDLRYGKTMSTLTHHKKSVRAMAPHPKEHSFASASADNIKKFSLPKGEFLHNMLSQQKTIINTMAVNEDGVMATGGDNGSLWFWDWRSGHNFQQAQTIVQPGSLDSEAGIYALAYDVTGTRLISCEADKTIKMWKEDETATEQTHPLNFKPPKDIRRF, from the exons ATGGCAGCACCAACGCTGGAGATGGAGCCAGTTGAGCCACAGTCATTGAAGAAGCTCAGCCTTAAATCCCTAAAGCGCGCTCTCGATCTCTTTAGCCCTATCCATGGCCAATTCGCTGCTCCTGACCCCGAAAG CAAAAAAATTCGCATGAGCCACAAG ATAAATGTTGAGTATTGTGGGATTAAAACCGCCTCGGGTCAGACTTCAAGGCAAGCTAATTCCGGTGCAGCTGATACCGGGAATCAAGGTTCTGTGCCATCGAATTCCCTTGCTCTTACAG GTCCAGCTGATTCTAGGGATTCACAGAAGGGAGGAGCTCAAAATGCTTTAGTTGTTGGTCCATCTTTGCAACCAAAGGGACA AAATGATGTTGGTACTTCAGGCAAGAGCAGTGCCATTACTTCTGCTTCTGCACCCTTTTCTGAAAG GCTGACAACCTCTGCTATAATAGAAAGGATCCCAAGCAAATGGCCACGTCCCGTGTGGCATCGTCCATGGAAGAACTACAGG GTCATCAGTGGACATTTGGGATGGGTGAGATCAGTAGCCTTTGATCCTAGTAACAACTGGTTTTGTACTGGTTCTGCTGATCGTACGATCAAG ATATGGGATGTAGCAAGTGGAAGGCTAAAGCTCACACTGACTGGACACATTGAACAGATACGAG GCCTTGCTGTCAGTAGCAAACACACATATATGTTTTCTGCTGGTGATGATAAGCAAGTTAAATGCTGGGACCTTGAACAGAATAAG GTTATCCGGTCCTATCATGGTCACCTAAGTGGTGTTTATTGCTTGGCTCTTCATCCTACAATTGACATTTTGCTAACTGGGGGACGTGATTCTGTCTGTCGG GTATGGGATATTCGCACCAAGATGCAAATTTTTGCACTGTCTGGGCATGATAATACTGTTTGCTCAGTTTTTACTCGACCAACG GATCCGCAAATTGTTACTGGTTCTCATGATACAACCATAAAATTCTGGGACCTTAGATATG GAAAAACGATGTCAACTCTAACACACCATAAGAAGTCCGTGCGAGCAATGGCACCACATCCTAAAGA GCATTCTTTTGCATCTGCGTCAGCTGACAACATTAAGAAATTCAGTCTTCCAAAGGGAGAATTCTTACACAATATGCT CTCTCAGCAGAAGACTATAATTAACACCATGGCCGTCAATGAGGATGGTGTAATGGCTACCGGAG GTGACAATGGGAGTTTGTGGTTTTGGGATTGGAGGAGTGGTCACAATTTCCAGCAAGCTCAGACGATCGTACAGCCTG GCTCGTTGGATAGTGAAGCCGGCATCTACGCTCTCGCGTATGATGTAACCGGTACAAGATTGATTTCCTGTGAAGCAGACAAGACCATTAAAATGTGGAAAGAAGATGAAACCGCAACCGAACAAACTCATCCTCTTAACTTCAAACCACCCAAGGATATCCGCCGGTTCTAA
- the LOC107912449 gene encoding chaperone protein dnaJ 49 gives MDGNKDEALRCVRIAEEAIASGNKQRALKFIKIAQRLNHTLSVDELLDACKNLDSGTTPVSPVGEKRVLSDENEGGSTKLDEGFDGDRSYTEEHVQLIRQIKRNKDYYSILGVEKTCSVDEIRKAYKKLSLKVHPDKNKAPGSEEAFKTVCKAFKCLSDDNSRRQYDQVGLVDQFEYNQRHNVRQRRRRYEHDLFDDDFDPDEIFRSFFGQGDMFRASQVYRTRGMGGHQREEHHRGGGSSFLILLQMLPILLIFLLAFLPTSEPEYSLFRNYSYQIPKTTEKFGVEFFVKSSTFDVNFPQGSAARANVEDTVIKDYKHMLWRYCHVERHKRRWNKNLPTPHCNKLQNLGLA, from the coding sequence ATGGATGGTAATAAAGATGAGGCTTTAAGATGTGTTCGCATTGCTGAAGAAGCAATTGCTTCTGGTAACAAACAGCGTGCGCTCAAATTCATTAAAATCGCTCAACGCCTGAATCATACTTTATCTGTTGATGAACTCTTGGATGCTTGTAAAAATCTTGATTCTGGGACGACCCCGGTTTCACCTGTTGGTGAAAAGCGTGTTTTAAGTGATGAGAATGAAGGCGGTTCAACTAAATTGGATGAGGGTTTTGATGGTGACAGAAGTTATACAGAGGAACATGTTCAGCTGATTAGGCAGATTAAGAGAAACAAGGATTATTATTCAATTCTTGGTGTGGAAAAGACTTGTTCGGTTGATGAGATTAGGAAAGCATATAAGAAGTTGTCTTTGAAAGTTCATCCGGATAAGAATAAGGCTCCGGGTTCCGAGGAAGCATTTAAGACTGTGTGCAAGGCGTTTAAGTGTTTAAGCGATGATAATTCGAGGAGGCAGTATGATCAAGTTGGTTTGGTTGATCAATTTGAGTACAATCAGCGGCATAATGTGAGACAGAGACGGAGAAGATATGAGCAtgatttgtttgatgatgatTTCGATCCTGATGAGATATTTAGGTCGTTTTTTGGTCAAGGGGATATGTTTAGGGCATCTCAAGTTTACAGGACTAGAGGAATGGGTGGTCATCAGAGGGAGGAGCATCATAGAGGAGGAGGATCTAGTTTCTTGATTCTTCTCCAAATGTTGCCAATTTTGTTGATTTTCTTGCTTGCTTTTCTGCCCACTTCCGAGCCTGAGTACTCATTATTTAGGAATTACTCCTATCAGATTCCTAAGACAACTGAGAAATTTGGGGTggaattttttgtcaaatcatcaaCATTTGATGTGAACTTTCCCCAGGGAAGTGCTGCTAGAGCTAATGTCGAGGATACTGTGATTAAGGATTACAAACATATGCTATGGCGCTATTGCCATGTGGAACGCCATAAACGCCGTTGGAATAAGAATTTGCCAACTCCACACTGTAACAAACTACAAAATCTTGGACTCGCATGA
- the LOC107912451 gene encoding UDP-glucuronic acid decarboxylase 2, which translates to MASELIHRNQTTQKSSPNISPGTPSSPVRNWKTPFRYVAQKQRFFFVLVGIAIAALFFNSFPVSTSSLSQELSGGGGGAGLIAGSVSGLGAESSEVTRRVLYEAYTEGFRGRNVVAAGKVPLGLKKKNLRIVVTGGAGFVGSHLVDRLIARGDSVIVVDNFFTGRKENLMHHFGNPKFELIRHDVVEPILLEVDQIYHLACPASPVHYKFNPVKTIKTNVVGTLNMLGLAKRVGARFLLTSTSEVYGDPLQHPQVETYWGNVNPIGVRSCYDEGKRTAETLTMDYHRSLGIEVRIARIFNTYGPRMCIDDGRVVSNFVAQALRKEPMTVYGDGKQTRSFQYVSDLVEGLIRLMEGDHVGPFNLGNPGEFTMLELAEVVQEAIDPNAKIEFRPNTEDDPHKRKPDISKAKQLLGWEPTISLRKGLPLMVSDFRQRIFGTPKTLIGGGATA; encoded by the exons atGGCGTCTGAATTGATTCATAGGAACCAGACAACCCAAAAAAGTTCGCCAAATATCAGTCCTGGGACCCCTTCATCCCCTGTCAGGAACTGGAAAACCCCATTCCGTTATGTGGCTCAGAAACAGCGGTTCTTCTTTGTTCTTGTCGGGATCGCCATTGCTGCTCTGTTTTTTAACTCGTTCCCTGTTTCGACGTCTTCGTTGTCTCAAGAACtgagtggtggtggtggtggtgctgGTTTGATTGCTGGTTCGGTCAGTGGTTTGGGAGCTGAGTCGAGTGAGGTGACTCGGAGGGTGTTGTATGAAGCTTACACCGAAGGTTTTCGAGGCAGGAACGTGGTGGCGGCTGGTAAGGTGCCGTTGGGGTTAAAGAAGAAGAACTTGAGGATTGTGGTGACAGGCGGAGCTGGTTTCGTGGGGAGCCACCTTGTGGACCGGCTGATCGCGAGGGGGGACAGTGTGATCGTAGTGGATAATTTCTTTACGGGGCGTAAAGAGAATTTGATGCACCATTTTGGGAACCCCAAGTTCGAGCTTATAAGACATGATGTGGTTGAACCGATTCTGTTGGAAGTTGATCAAATCTATCACTTGGCTTGCCCTGCTTCCCCTGTTCATTACAAGTTCAACCCTGTCAAGACCATC AAGACCAATGTGGTGGGAACATTGAACATGCTAGGGCTTGCAAAAAGAGTTGGTGCCCGTTTCTTGCTCACCAGCACCAGTGAGGTCTATGGTGATCCTTTGCAGCATCCCCAGGTTGAGACCTACTGGGGCAATGTCAATCCCATTG GTGTACGGAGTTGCTATGATGAGGGCAAACGGACCGCGGAGACCTTGACAATGGATTATCACAGAAGCCTCGGAATCGAG GTGAGGATTGCTAGGATATTCAACACTTACGGACCACGAATGTGCATCGATGATGGGCGTGTTGTAAGCAATTTTGTAGCCCAAGCTTTAAGGAAAGAGCCAATGACTGTCTATGGCGATGGCAAGCAAACGAGGAGTTTCCAATATGTTTCAGACCTG GTGGAGGGTCTAATCCGGTTGATGGAAGGTGATCACGTAGGTCCTTTCAATCTCGGAAACCCTGGAGAATTCACCATGCTCGAACTTGCCGAG GTGGTACAGGAAGCAATAGATCCCAATGCAAAGATAGAATTCAGACCAAACACAGAAGATGATCCACACAAGAGGAAACCAGACATTTCAAAGGCTAAACAACTTCTTGGCTGGGAACCAACCATTTCCCTTCGCAAAGGCCTTCCTTTAATGGTGTCTGATTTCAGGCAAAGAATCTTTGGTACCCCTAAAACACTAATAGGCGGTGGTGCTACCGCTTAA
- the LOC107912452 gene encoding bidirectional sugar transporter SWEET17 isoform X1, translating to MEILSLSFVVGTIGNVISVLVFLSPIGTFERIIKHKSTEDFQSLPYICTLLNSSLWTYYGITKPGGLLVATVNGFGIFVEAVYVGLFLTYAPKKMKLKTGVLVGILNVGFVASAIVVTQLALESETQIGAIGLMCSGLNIIMYGSPLAAMKTVVRTKSVEYMPFFLSFFLFLNGGIWAFYALLMHDYFLGVPNGIGCLLGTAQLLLYAIYKNAKPSNNTSLQGLMEQKEPLVSHEYV from the exons ATGGAAATTCTTAGCTTGAGTTTCGTTGTGGGTACTATTG GCAATGTTATATCAGTTCTGGTTTTTCTTTCTCCCAT TGGAACGTttgaaagaataataaaacataaatcaacTGAAGATTTCCAGAGCCTACCTTACATTTGCACATTGTTGAACTCAAGTTTATGGACATATTATGGGATCACTAAGCCTGGGGGACTCCTTGTTGCCACTGTTAATGGCTTCGGCATCTTTGTTGAAGCTGTTTATGTTGGTTTGTTCCTCACTTATGCACCAAAAAAGATGAAG TTGAAGACGGGGGTTTTGGTAGGGATATTAAATGTGGGTTTTGTAGCATCTGCCATTGTAGTGACACAGTTAGCATTGGAAAGTGAAACCCAAATTGGTGCAATAGGCCTCATGTGTAGTGGTCTTAACATCATCATGTACGGCTCCCCTTTAGCTGCCATG AAAACAGTGGTGAGAACCAAAAGTGTGGAGTACATGccattttttctctcatttttcctttttctgaATGGCGGAATTTGGGCTTTCTATGCTTTACTTATGCATGATTATTTCCTTGGG gTACCAAATGGGATAGGCTGTCTACTGGGAACAGCACAACTTTTGCTGTATGCCATTTACAAAAATGCAAAGCCATCTAACAACACCAGCTTACAAGGATTAATGGAACAAAAGGAGCCCCTTGTATCTCACGAATATGTATAA
- the LOC107912452 gene encoding bidirectional sugar transporter SWEET17 isoform X2 encodes MEILSLSFVVGTIGNVISVLVFLSPIGTFERIIKHKSTEDFQSLPYICTLLNSSLWTYYGITKPGGLLVATVNGFGIFVEAVYVGLFLTYAPKKMKLKTGVLVGILNVGFVASAIVVTQLALESETQIGAIGLMCSGLNIIMYGSPLAAMVPNGIGCLLGTAQLLLYAIYKNAKPSNNTSLQGLMEQKEPLVSHEYV; translated from the exons ATGGAAATTCTTAGCTTGAGTTTCGTTGTGGGTACTATTG GCAATGTTATATCAGTTCTGGTTTTTCTTTCTCCCAT TGGAACGTttgaaagaataataaaacataaatcaacTGAAGATTTCCAGAGCCTACCTTACATTTGCACATTGTTGAACTCAAGTTTATGGACATATTATGGGATCACTAAGCCTGGGGGACTCCTTGTTGCCACTGTTAATGGCTTCGGCATCTTTGTTGAAGCTGTTTATGTTGGTTTGTTCCTCACTTATGCACCAAAAAAGATGAAG TTGAAGACGGGGGTTTTGGTAGGGATATTAAATGTGGGTTTTGTAGCATCTGCCATTGTAGTGACACAGTTAGCATTGGAAAGTGAAACCCAAATTGGTGCAATAGGCCTCATGTGTAGTGGTCTTAACATCATCATGTACGGCTCCCCTTTAGCTGCCATG gTACCAAATGGGATAGGCTGTCTACTGGGAACAGCACAACTTTTGCTGTATGCCATTTACAAAAATGCAAAGCCATCTAACAACACCAGCTTACAAGGATTAATGGAACAAAAGGAGCCCCTTGTATCTCACGAATATGTATAA